One genomic window of Actinoplanes lobatus includes the following:
- a CDS encoding serine/threonine-protein kinase → MTETPPGALPVPYVPGMSGLSVMARGGYATVYRATQDSVGRDVAIKVENRTLDSARDQARFLREARAAGRMSSHPHVVDLFDVGVTVDQHPYLIMELCDGSYLDRMRVSPLDAVEARDIGIKIADALVHSHANGVLHRDVKPANILYSEFNAAVLADFGLAVLGEMRDSAVTLEVLTPAYAPPEMFRHDNPSGAADVYALCATLYAVMSGRPPRWESNRSPSILTLMDLFHQAIPDLPGVPRALTNVLRFGMDNDPSARPTAEQLRDLLSNLHLDPSVPQPPPAVYRPAAANNVPPQRPRPIPPSTPTLDETPTVHNNPARKGFFSKWFLGN, encoded by the coding sequence GTGACGGAGACTCCGCCCGGTGCCCTGCCGGTGCCATACGTGCCCGGCATGTCCGGCTTGTCGGTCATGGCCCGTGGCGGCTATGCCACTGTTTACCGGGCCACCCAGGATTCCGTCGGCCGCGACGTCGCCATCAAGGTGGAGAACCGGACCCTCGACAGCGCCCGTGACCAGGCTCGCTTCCTGCGCGAGGCGCGTGCGGCCGGCCGCATGTCGTCGCACCCGCACGTGGTCGACCTCTTCGACGTCGGGGTCACGGTCGACCAGCACCCGTACCTGATCATGGAGCTCTGTGACGGGTCGTACCTCGACCGGATGCGCGTCTCCCCGCTCGACGCCGTCGAGGCCCGCGACATCGGCATCAAGATCGCCGACGCGCTGGTGCACTCGCATGCCAACGGCGTCCTGCACCGCGACGTGAAACCGGCCAACATCCTCTACTCGGAGTTCAACGCGGCCGTCCTCGCCGACTTCGGCCTGGCCGTGCTCGGCGAGATGCGCGACTCAGCGGTCACCCTCGAGGTGCTCACCCCGGCCTACGCCCCGCCGGAGATGTTCCGCCACGACAATCCCTCCGGCGCCGCCGACGTCTACGCGCTCTGCGCCACCCTCTACGCGGTGATGAGCGGCCGGCCACCGCGCTGGGAGTCCAACCGCAGCCCCAGCATCCTCACCCTGATGGACCTGTTCCACCAGGCCATCCCCGATCTGCCCGGGGTGCCGCGGGCGCTCACCAACGTGCTCCGCTTCGGGATGGACAACGACCCGTCCGCCCGGCCCACCGCGGAGCAGTTGCGCGACCTGCTCAGCAATCTGCACCTGGACCCGAGCGTTCCGCAGCCGCCGCCGGCCGTCTACCGTCCGGCCGCGGCCAACAACGTGCCGCCGCAGCGTCCGCGCCCGATCCCGCCGAGCACCCCCACTCTGGACGAAACCCCCACGGTCCATAACAATCCGGCTCGCAAGGGTTTCTTCAGCAAGTGGTTCCTCGGCAACTGA
- a CDS encoding carboxyl transferase domain-containing protein has product MTVLGTTLDQRDPAYLQGRSTTLELLAELEQALDEARAGGGEKNVTRHHARGKLLPRERIEMLLDQDSPFLELCPVAARGTEYPVGGSVVTGIGVIEGVECAVVANDPTVAEGAVNPYTADKIRRATTIATANRLPLINLIESTGETGTTGGLFPPERVPSICVVFGATTGDAAYLPALSDYTITVRGPVSGGVNGHSPVAPADPADQTAVDERDGLRLARQCVRRLNWRKQGPAPRTHHPAPPRHGDEDLLTLAAVDPAGFEPREVFARILDDSDFDEFKPGHGAAVVAGWGELHGYPLGVLAAPNRSCSAAEAQKAVHFLHLANATATPLLFLGHPGTAGGDQESRHDAPMGHAISRSTVPHLVLTVGGTVPERTDEPRFRFSWPTAGATAPVDDGVIDPRDTRTVLGLCLSVVHSAAVVGAGHVGVFRS; this is encoded by the coding sequence ATGACCGTGCTCGGCACCACGCTGGACCAGCGTGATCCCGCCTACCTGCAGGGCCGCAGCACCACCCTGGAACTCCTCGCCGAGCTGGAGCAGGCGCTCGACGAGGCACGTGCCGGCGGCGGCGAGAAGAACGTGACCCGGCACCACGCGCGCGGGAAGCTGCTGCCCCGGGAGCGCATCGAGATGCTGCTCGACCAGGACAGCCCGTTCCTCGAACTGTGCCCGGTCGCGGCCCGGGGCACGGAGTACCCGGTCGGCGGCAGCGTGGTCACCGGGATCGGCGTGATCGAGGGCGTCGAGTGCGCCGTGGTGGCGAACGATCCGACGGTGGCCGAGGGTGCGGTCAACCCGTACACCGCCGACAAGATCCGCCGGGCCACCACGATCGCCACGGCCAACCGCCTCCCGCTGATCAACCTGATCGAGTCGACCGGCGAGACCGGCACCACCGGCGGGCTCTTCCCCCCGGAGCGGGTGCCGTCGATCTGCGTGGTCTTCGGCGCCACCACCGGGGACGCCGCCTACCTGCCGGCGCTCTCCGACTACACGATCACGGTCCGCGGGCCGGTCAGCGGCGGCGTCAACGGGCACTCCCCGGTGGCGCCGGCCGACCCCGCCGACCAGACCGCCGTCGACGAGCGGGACGGGCTGCGGCTGGCCCGGCAGTGCGTACGGCGGCTCAACTGGCGCAAGCAGGGGCCGGCTCCGCGTACCCACCATCCGGCCCCGCCCCGGCACGGTGACGAGGATCTGCTCACCCTGGCCGCCGTCGATCCGGCCGGCTTCGAGCCGCGTGAGGTGTTCGCGCGGATCCTCGACGACAGCGACTTCGACGAGTTCAAACCCGGTCACGGCGCCGCCGTCGTGGCCGGGTGGGGTGAGCTGCACGGGTATCCGCTCGGGGTGCTCGCCGCCCCGAACCGGTCCTGCTCGGCCGCCGAGGCACAGAAGGCGGTGCACTTCCTGCACCTGGCCAACGCCACGGCCACCCCGCTGCTGTTCCTGGGCCATCCGGGTACGGCCGGTGGTGACCAGGAGAGCCGGCACGACGCCCCGATGGGGCACGCCATCTCCCGGTCCACAGTGCCGCACCTGGTGCTCACCGTCGGCGGGACCGTCCCCGAGCGCACCGACGAGCCCCGCTTCCGATTCAGCTGGCCCACGGCCGGCGCCACCGCCCCGGTCGACGACGGCGTCATCGATCCGCGCGACACCCGTACGGTCCTCGGCCTCTGCCTCTCCGTAGTGCACAGCGCGGCCGTCGTGGGCGCCGGTCACGTCGGCGTGTTCCGATCTTGA
- a CDS encoding RidA family protein produces MTTPAHARLAELGLILPSVAAPVASYVPAVQSGNHVFVSGQLPFVDGKLTQVGKVGAEVTVEEAAALARLCALNALAAIDALVGLERIVKIVKVGGFVASAPGFTAQPAVINGASDLFAAVLGEQGRHARAAVGVAELPLGAPVEVEVIAEVA; encoded by the coding sequence GTGACCACGCCGGCGCACGCCCGCCTCGCCGAGCTCGGTCTGATCCTGCCGTCGGTGGCCGCGCCGGTGGCGTCGTACGTGCCCGCCGTGCAGTCCGGCAACCACGTCTTCGTCTCCGGGCAACTGCCGTTCGTGGACGGCAAGCTGACCCAGGTCGGCAAGGTCGGCGCCGAGGTCACCGTGGAGGAGGCGGCCGCACTGGCCCGGCTCTGTGCCCTCAACGCGCTCGCCGCCATCGACGCGCTCGTCGGCCTGGAGCGGATCGTCAAGATCGTCAAGGTGGGCGGGTTCGTCGCGTCGGCGCCCGGCTTCACCGCCCAGCCGGCCGTGATCAACGGCGCCTCCGACCTGTTCGCCGCGGTTCTGGGCGAGCAGGGCCGGCACGCCCGCGCCGCCGTCGGCGTGGCCGAGCTGCCGCTCGGTGCTCCCGTCGAGGTCGAGGTCATCGCCGAAGTGGCCTGA
- a CDS encoding ATP-binding protein — translation MIRRLLVADRGEVARRVFATCRLVGIETVAVYSDADADAPHVAEADYAVHLPGSTPSATYLAPGALLAAAQRAGANAVHPGIGILAEDPEFAQAVVDAGMIWVGPPPATLRTLAAKIETKSLVAEAQVPVLPTYTDPETVPGFPVLIKPATGTGGHGMRVVRDATALAEAVASTRREVGGDVFCEPYVSNARHIEVPILADAQGAVVPFGERECSVQRRYQKIVEETPSPAVDVSLREDLCRAAIVAVRALGYVGAGAVEFLLDSEGDFWFLELTPTLQADHAVTECVSGYDLVRLQLLVAEGGNVPMPGPPAIRGHAIEVRICAEDPAYAWLPASGTLHRFAVPDVAGQFRPLPQPGLRLDAGVTDGSVIGMHHDPMLAKLISWAPSRQEAARMLASALARAHLHGVVSNRDLLVRVLRHDAFRAGEVDTGFLDRHPEVFAPLLSSVDAVRLSCLAAALAGAAARRAGAPVLRSLPSGWRNVPSGSQTAVYDGPTGPVEVGYRMNRRGGLAGWWVRAVDPEELDLAGLGQAPVADEHPAIVVVRADSDRVILNVQGIRFAVHVHRAGDISYVDSPEGSVALREISRFPLPTPEAAESSLIAPLPGAVRRVLVVPGQRVRAGELLLTLEAMKLEHPVHAPAAGVVASLPVQPGAEVDTGELLAVLDPE, via the coding sequence GTGATCCGACGACTTCTGGTGGCCGACCGCGGAGAAGTCGCCCGCCGGGTGTTCGCCACCTGCCGGCTGGTCGGCATCGAAACGGTCGCCGTCTACTCCGACGCGGACGCCGACGCGCCGCACGTGGCCGAGGCCGACTACGCGGTACATCTGCCGGGCAGTACGCCGTCCGCCACCTACCTGGCGCCCGGGGCGCTGCTCGCGGCCGCCCAGCGGGCCGGGGCCAACGCCGTGCACCCGGGCATCGGGATCCTCGCCGAGGACCCGGAGTTCGCCCAGGCCGTGGTGGACGCCGGGATGATCTGGGTGGGGCCGCCACCGGCCACGCTCCGCACCCTGGCCGCCAAGATCGAGACGAAGAGCCTGGTCGCCGAGGCGCAGGTGCCGGTCCTGCCGACCTACACCGACCCGGAGACGGTGCCCGGCTTCCCGGTGCTGATCAAGCCGGCCACCGGCACCGGCGGTCACGGCATGCGGGTGGTCCGGGACGCCACCGCGCTCGCCGAGGCGGTCGCCTCCACCCGGCGTGAGGTCGGCGGCGACGTGTTCTGCGAGCCGTACGTCAGCAACGCCCGGCACATCGAGGTCCCGATCCTGGCCGACGCCCAGGGCGCCGTGGTCCCGTTCGGTGAGCGCGAGTGCTCGGTGCAGCGCCGCTACCAGAAGATCGTGGAGGAGACCCCGTCCCCGGCCGTCGACGTCAGCCTGCGTGAGGACCTGTGCCGTGCCGCGATCGTCGCGGTCCGGGCGCTGGGTTACGTGGGCGCCGGCGCCGTCGAGTTCCTGCTCGACTCCGAAGGGGACTTCTGGTTCCTCGAACTGACCCCCACCCTCCAGGCCGACCACGCGGTCACCGAGTGCGTCTCCGGCTACGACCTGGTCCGCCTCCAACTGCTGGTGGCCGAGGGCGGCAACGTGCCGATGCCCGGCCCGCCGGCGATCCGCGGGCACGCCATCGAGGTGCGGATCTGCGCCGAGGACCCGGCGTACGCCTGGCTGCCCGCCTCCGGCACCCTGCACCGGTTCGCCGTCCCGGACGTGGCCGGCCAGTTCCGCCCCCTGCCGCAGCCCGGCCTGCGCCTGGACGCCGGCGTCACCGACGGCTCGGTGATCGGCATGCACCACGACCCGATGCTGGCCAAGCTGATCTCCTGGGCGCCGAGCCGTCAGGAGGCCGCCCGGATGCTCGCCTCCGCCCTGGCCCGCGCCCACCTGCACGGCGTCGTCTCCAACCGGGACCTGCTGGTCCGGGTGCTGCGGCACGACGCGTTCCGGGCCGGCGAGGTGGACACCGGCTTTCTGGACCGGCACCCCGAGGTGTTCGCCCCACTGCTCTCCTCGGTGGACGCGGTCCGGCTCTCCTGCCTGGCCGCCGCCCTGGCCGGCGCCGCCGCCCGGCGCGCCGGCGCGCCGGTCCTCCGCTCCCTGCCGTCCGGCTGGCGCAACGTCCCGTCCGGCTCACAGACCGCGGTGTACGACGGCCCCACCGGCCCGGTCGAGGTCGGTTACCGGATGAACCGCAGGGGCGGTCTGGCCGGCTGGTGGGTCCGCGCGGTGGACCCGGAGGAACTGGACCTGGCCGGGCTGGGTCAGGCCCCGGTCGCCGACGAGCACCCGGCCATCGTGGTGGTCCGCGCCGACAGCGACCGGGTGATCCTCAACGTGCAGGGCATCCGGTTCGCGGTCCACGTGCACCGGGCCGGCGACATCTCCTACGTCGACAGCCCCGAGGGCTCGGTCGCCCTGCGTGAGATCTCCCGGTTCCCGCTGCCCACGCCGGAGGCCGCCGAGAGCTCCCTGATCGCCCCGCTGCCCGGCGCCGTCCGCCGCGTCCTGGTGGTGCCCGGCCAGCGGGTCCGCGCCGGTGAGCTGCTGCTCACCCTGGAGGCGATGAAGCTCGAACATCCGGTCCACGCGCCCGCCGCCGGCGTCGTCGCCTCCCTGCCGGTCCAGCCCGGCGCCGAGGTCGACACCGGCGAGCTCCTGGCGGTCCTCGACCCCGAATAG
- a CDS encoding MBL fold metallo-hydrolase gives MRGAAPESAEVDRLPGWVTLLRAPNPGPMTLDGTNTWILRAPGADVAAVVDPGPLDEGHLRRIAEFGPFQFILITHGHHDHVEGADRLSELLGGTTVLAADPAHCRNGEPLDPFESLGGNGLEIRVVDTPGHTSDSVSFLVECGDDRAMFTGDTILGRGTTVVAQPDGDLGAYLDSLELLSAYPEVLMLPGHGPARADTAERARFYLDHRRERLAQVAAAMAAGAETPAAVVDLVYPDIDPGVRFAAEWSAAAQLDYLRRKRMTP, from the coding sequence ATGCGGGGTGCTGCGCCCGAGTCGGCCGAGGTCGACCGGCTACCGGGTTGGGTGACGTTGCTGCGGGCGCCCAACCCGGGGCCGATGACGCTGGACGGCACCAACACGTGGATCCTGCGGGCGCCCGGCGCCGATGTCGCGGCCGTGGTCGACCCCGGCCCGCTCGACGAGGGGCACCTGCGGCGGATCGCCGAGTTCGGGCCGTTCCAGTTCATTCTGATCACACACGGTCATCACGATCACGTCGAGGGCGCGGACCGGTTGTCCGAACTGCTCGGCGGCACCACGGTGCTGGCCGCCGACCCGGCGCACTGCCGTAACGGTGAGCCGTTGGACCCCTTCGAGTCCCTCGGTGGGAACGGTCTCGAAATACGCGTCGTCGACACTCCGGGGCACACGAGTGATTCGGTGTCCTTTCTCGTCGAGTGTGGGGACGACCGCGCGATGTTCACCGGCGACACCATTCTCGGGCGCGGCACCACGGTGGTGGCCCAGCCCGACGGCGACCTCGGGGCATACCTGGACAGTCTGGAACTGCTCAGCGCGTACCCCGAGGTCCTGATGCTGCCCGGCCACGGACCGGCCCGCGCCGACACCGCCGAGCGTGCCCGTTTCTATCTGGACCACCGCCGGGAGCGCCTGGCGCAGGTGGCGGCCGCGATGGCGGCCGGGGCGGAGACGCCCGCGGCCGTGGTCGACCTGGTCTATCCGGACATCGACCCGGGCGTGCGCTTCGCGGCCGAGTGGTCGGCCGCCGCGCAACTCGACTATCTGCGCCGGAAACGGATGACGCCGTGA
- a CDS encoding DUF4177 domain-containing protein, whose protein sequence is MQKWEYVTVPLLVHATKQILDNWGEDGWELVQVVPGPNPEQLVAYLKRPKS, encoded by the coding sequence ATGCAGAAGTGGGAGTACGTGACCGTGCCCCTGCTGGTCCACGCGACCAAGCAGATCCTCGACAACTGGGGCGAGGACGGCTGGGAGCTCGTCCAGGTCGTTCCGGGGCCGAACCCCGAGCAACTGGTCGCCTACCTGAAGCGGCCCAAGTCGTGA
- a CDS encoding Rv0361 family membrane protein — protein sequence MTQDPWNGPGGHPEPPPTPEPEPPMPIPPEEPIPVPEPPHTADQDTAEHPAVPGWQQPPPAGPWHAQHEKPGEWQHQPPPYLAYEHSPPAEIQPPPEPIWLDPPTAHLPPVTDRRRPTVFLSIAFVATLALCGGGAVSAYYLLRDADNPGAPDPATAVDQFLTAVFTQQDPNAAQDLVCRKSRDEAKLATRIKQISSYAAGYPGPAFRWNEPDVANRDDKRALVDVQVVMSTEDERSAAQDLRFTVIRKAGWLVCEVSG from the coding sequence ATGACGCAGGACCCCTGGAACGGGCCGGGCGGGCACCCGGAGCCACCTCCCACCCCCGAGCCGGAACCACCGATGCCGATCCCGCCGGAGGAGCCGATCCCGGTGCCGGAGCCGCCGCACACGGCCGACCAGGACACCGCCGAGCATCCGGCGGTGCCGGGGTGGCAGCAGCCACCCCCGGCCGGTCCGTGGCACGCCCAGCACGAGAAGCCCGGCGAGTGGCAGCACCAGCCGCCGCCCTACCTGGCGTACGAGCACTCGCCCCCCGCCGAGATCCAGCCCCCGCCCGAGCCGATCTGGCTGGACCCGCCGACCGCCCATCTGCCCCCGGTGACCGACCGGCGGCGCCCGACGGTGTTCCTCTCGATCGCCTTCGTGGCCACCCTGGCCCTCTGCGGCGGCGGCGCGGTCTCCGCGTACTACCTGCTCCGGGACGCCGACAACCCGGGCGCGCCGGATCCGGCCACCGCGGTCGACCAGTTCCTCACCGCGGTCTTCACCCAGCAGGACCCGAACGCGGCGCAGGACCTGGTCTGCCGCAAATCACGGGACGAGGCGAAACTCGCCACCCGGATCAAACAGATCAGCTCGTACGCGGCCGGCTACCCGGGCCCGGCGTTCCGCTGGAACGAGCCGGACGTCGCGAACCGGGACGACAAACGGGCGCTGGTGGACGTACAGGTCGTGATGTCGACCGAGGATGAGCGGTCCGCCGCCCAGGACCTCCGGTTCACTGTGATCCGCAAGGCCGGCTGGCTGGTGTGCGAGGTGTCCGGCTGA
- a CDS encoding adenylate/guanylate cyclase domain-containing protein, translated as MTCPVCGTVPVPGARFCHHCGAALPVAAQLPAAERRIVTVLFGDLSDFTSFSEDLDPERVGAVTDRVLAALAGAVKTFGGHVDKLTGDGIMAVFGAPVAHEDDAERAVRAALSMQRAVRRVLDDERGGGAPLGLRIGLNTGEVVAGMQAGIEYTVIGDTVNTAARLADAATIGGVYAGERTSGGTRHVASWRQLRPLRLKGKREPVPTYELLGLHDAPGTRSGLGVEAPFVGREAELGRVSGRLSEAIDTGTPRILVMTAEAGIGKSRFAGEVKRLASGYPGHGARVLRVRCRAFGERRRYAPLADLVRKAAGLPKDVATTVARTVAEERLRKLAGRLNVTLDVDRLLVLLGYGEAPDRPVGPTAPADRPATRGIDAEAVSVAVSGLFNALAAEEPLVVIVDDLHDATATTLDAIGLTLNQLDGPAVALLLGRPELVRAAGAMTRLADAEVHALPPLRGADASRLLTSYLGGGKLSPADSDRLLATAQGNPFYLAEMVTLLMERGSLTPAIGANAAGRWELAAGSLGSRLLSRDLAAVLAARIDALAVEPRSVLRDASVAGTTVPSGVLEALQERRAATGGVELERAVDELLQRRMLHRSRGGYQFTTPLMREAAYAGIGKGDLAERHAYLATWAAPESVHQPGHDGAVRLNLSDGERDAFIALHAEHAVELADAVRLRPDAAAREVAPLGVEALGRMARRALADIEPAAALEYGERAAALAKGDLPLPDQLVQARALLRLNRAEEALAQGEKIAVSSAAEPVSRAEAMIVVGRAYEALGDTARAVAAWQEALDVATEAQLLPERANAMRRLGMADFLNGRLSQASSRFAAAYQVTLAAGDRHGQAWALQSLAWVTTTRGDFAGTDAVLGRAARLFAELGDPVGRAWLRGTTAFARLLAGRLQEARRLARLFLPFGGRVGEGWAVGTLRVVEAYAAAELGDLGAADGQARRAYREFLEVSDDWGCGLALVVRGAVARGLNEPEHANDLLTDALGYADKTGHPLLLGMAGTLRGFVALQRGDLETAEADARRVMVAVEPHNPLAPAQVGPRVLLAEARNRAGDAATAIGLLAPIASDTSAPSLLFSRRHALASYASALLADGRVDTALTWIERAAAAPAEDVRSGVIASMVRARVLAAADRCEEARAAAEEAVRLAYSTEQASERAAAEELRETLSSTIVEETVAYASDVPG; from the coding sequence GTGACCTGCCCGGTGTGCGGGACCGTCCCCGTTCCCGGCGCCCGTTTCTGTCATCACTGCGGCGCCGCGCTTCCGGTGGCCGCGCAGCTTCCGGCGGCCGAGCGGCGCATCGTCACCGTGCTCTTCGGTGACCTCTCCGACTTCACCTCGTTCTCCGAGGACCTCGATCCGGAACGCGTCGGCGCGGTCACCGACCGGGTGCTGGCCGCCCTGGCCGGCGCCGTGAAGACGTTCGGCGGCCACGTCGACAAGCTCACCGGCGACGGGATCATGGCGGTCTTCGGCGCCCCGGTGGCCCATGAGGACGACGCCGAGCGGGCCGTCCGGGCCGCGCTCAGCATGCAGCGCGCGGTCCGCCGGGTGCTCGACGACGAGCGCGGCGGCGGCGCCCCGCTCGGCCTGCGGATCGGGCTCAACACCGGCGAGGTGGTCGCCGGCATGCAGGCCGGCATCGAATACACGGTGATCGGCGACACGGTGAACACGGCGGCCCGGCTCGCCGACGCCGCCACCATCGGCGGGGTCTACGCCGGCGAGCGGACCAGCGGCGGCACCCGGCACGTCGCCTCCTGGCGGCAGTTGCGGCCGCTGCGGCTCAAGGGCAAGCGGGAGCCGGTCCCGACGTACGAGCTGCTCGGCCTGCACGACGCCCCGGGCACCCGCTCCGGGCTGGGCGTCGAGGCGCCGTTCGTGGGCCGCGAGGCCGAGCTGGGCCGGGTCTCCGGCCGGCTGTCCGAGGCGATCGACACCGGTACCCCGAGGATCCTGGTGATGACCGCCGAGGCGGGCATCGGCAAGTCCCGGTTCGCCGGCGAGGTCAAGCGGCTGGCCTCCGGATACCCCGGGCACGGCGCCCGGGTGCTGCGGGTCCGCTGCCGGGCGTTCGGTGAGCGCCGCCGCTACGCGCCGCTGGCCGACCTGGTGCGCAAGGCGGCCGGCCTGCCCAAGGACGTGGCCACCACGGTCGCCCGTACGGTCGCGGAGGAGCGTCTCCGCAAGCTGGCCGGCCGGCTCAACGTGACCCTCGACGTCGACCGGCTGCTGGTGCTGCTGGGTTACGGCGAGGCCCCGGACCGCCCGGTCGGCCCGACCGCCCCCGCCGACCGCCCGGCCACCCGGGGGATCGACGCCGAGGCGGTCTCGGTGGCGGTCAGCGGCCTGTTCAACGCGCTCGCCGCCGAGGAGCCGCTGGTGGTGATCGTCGACGACCTGCACGACGCCACCGCCACCACGCTCGACGCGATCGGCCTCACCCTCAACCAGCTGGACGGCCCGGCGGTGGCATTGCTGCTCGGCCGGCCCGAGCTGGTCCGTGCCGCCGGCGCCATGACCCGGCTCGCCGACGCCGAGGTGCACGCCCTGCCCCCGCTGCGCGGCGCCGACGCGTCCCGGCTGCTCACGTCCTATCTGGGCGGTGGCAAGCTGTCCCCGGCGGACAGCGACCGGTTGCTCGCCACCGCCCAGGGCAACCCGTTCTACCTGGCCGAGATGGTCACCCTGCTGATGGAGCGGGGCTCGCTCACCCCGGCGATCGGCGCCAACGCGGCCGGCCGGTGGGAGCTGGCCGCCGGCTCGCTCGGCAGCCGGCTGCTCTCCCGGGACCTGGCCGCCGTCCTGGCCGCCCGCATCGACGCGCTCGCCGTCGAGCCCCGGTCGGTGCTGCGTGACGCCTCGGTCGCCGGGACCACCGTGCCGAGCGGGGTCCTGGAGGCGCTCCAGGAGCGGCGTGCGGCCACCGGCGGCGTCGAGCTGGAGCGGGCCGTCGACGAACTGCTGCAACGCCGCATGCTGCACCGGTCGCGGGGCGGCTACCAGTTCACCACCCCGCTCATGCGCGAGGCGGCGTACGCGGGGATCGGCAAGGGCGACCTGGCCGAGCGGCACGCGTACCTGGCGACGTGGGCGGCGCCGGAGAGTGTGCACCAGCCCGGCCACGACGGCGCGGTCCGGCTCAACCTGTCCGACGGCGAGCGCGACGCGTTCATCGCCCTCCACGCCGAGCACGCCGTCGAGCTGGCCGACGCGGTCCGGCTGCGCCCCGACGCGGCCGCCCGGGAGGTGGCCCCGCTGGGCGTCGAGGCGCTCGGCCGGATGGCCCGGCGCGCGCTGGCCGACATCGAGCCGGCCGCCGCCCTGGAGTACGGCGAACGCGCCGCCGCCCTGGCCAAGGGCGACCTGCCGCTGCCGGACCAGCTGGTGCAGGCCCGTGCGCTGCTGCGGCTGAACCGGGCCGAGGAGGCGCTCGCCCAGGGCGAGAAGATCGCGGTGAGCTCCGCCGCGGAGCCGGTCAGCCGGGCCGAGGCGATGATCGTGGTCGGCCGGGCGTACGAGGCGCTCGGCGACACCGCCAGGGCTGTCGCCGCCTGGCAGGAGGCCCTCGACGTGGCCACCGAGGCGCAGCTGCTGCCGGAGCGGGCCAACGCGATGCGCCGGCTCGGCATGGCGGACTTCCTGAACGGCCGGCTCAGCCAGGCGAGCAGCCGGTTCGCGGCGGCGTACCAGGTGACGCTCGCGGCCGGGGACCGGCACGGGCAGGCCTGGGCGTTGCAGAGCCTGGCCTGGGTGACCACCACCCGGGGGGACTTCGCCGGCACCGACGCGGTGCTGGGCCGGGCCGCGCGGCTCTTCGCCGAGTTGGGCGACCCGGTCGGGCGGGCCTGGCTGCGCGGCACCACGGCGTTCGCCCGGCTGCTGGCCGGCCGGTTGCAGGAGGCACGGCGGCTGGCAAGGCTGTTCCTGCCGTTCGGTGGCCGGGTCGGTGAGGGCTGGGCGGTCGGCACGCTGCGCGTGGTCGAGGCGTACGCGGCCGCCGAACTCGGCGATCTCGGTGCGGCCGACGGGCAGGCGCGGCGGGCGTACCGGGAGTTCCTCGAGGTCTCCGACGACTGGGGCTGCGGGCTGGCGCTCGTGGTCCGCGGCGCGGTCGCCCGCGGGCTGAACGAGCCGGAGCACGCCAACGACCTGCTCACCGATGCTCTGGGCTACGCCGACAAGACCGGGCACCCGCTGCTGCTCGGCATGGCCGGGACACTGCGCGGGTTCGTCGCCCTGCAACGTGGCGACCTGGAGACCGCCGAGGCCGACGCGCGCCGGGTGATGGTCGCCGTCGAGCCGCACAACCCGCTCGCCCCGGCCCAGGTCGGGCCGCGGGTGCTGCTGGCCGAGGCGCGGAACCGGGCCGGGGACGCGGCGACCGCGATCGGGCTGCTGGCGCCGATCGCCAGTGACACGTCGGCGCCGTCGCTGCTGTTCTCCCGGCGGCACGCGCTCGCTTCGTACGCCTCCGCCCTGCTCGCCGACGGCCGGGTGGACACCGCGCTGACATGGATCGAGCGGGCCGCCGCGGCGCCCGCCGAGGACGTCCGCAGTGGTGTGATCGCCTCGATGGTCCGGGCCCGGGTGCTGGCCGCCGCGGACCGGTGCGAGGAGGCGCGGGCGGCGGCCGAGGAGGCGGTCCGATTGGCATATTCGACCGAGCAGGCGAGCGAGCGGGCGGCCGCTGAGGAACTACGCGAAACGCTCTCTTCGACCATCGTCGAGGAAACTGTCGCCTACGCGTCTGACGTGCCCGGATGA